In a single window of the Pseudogemmatithrix spongiicola genome:
- a CDS encoding EVE domain-containing protein codes for MNYWLIKSEPEMCSYADLEQSPKQTTYWDGVRNYQARNTLRDLMKKGDRCFFYHSNAEPSGIAGICEVVKEGYPDWTAFEKGHEHFDEKSDPDNPTWFMVDVKAVRPMPRLITLAELKSVKGLEKMVLLQKGSRLSVQPVTAKEWAIVCKHAGVAP; via the coding sequence ATGAACTACTGGCTGATCAAATCCGAGCCCGAGATGTGCTCGTACGCCGACTTGGAGCAGTCCCCCAAGCAGACCACCTACTGGGACGGCGTCCGCAACTACCAGGCACGGAACACGCTGCGCGACCTCATGAAGAAGGGCGACCGCTGCTTCTTCTACCACTCCAACGCCGAGCCCAGCGGCATCGCGGGCATCTGCGAAGTGGTGAAGGAGGGCTATCCGGACTGGACGGCCTTCGAGAAGGGGCACGAGCACTTCGACGAGAAGTCCGACCCCGACAATCCGACCTGGTTCATGGTCGACGTGAAGGCCGTCCGGCCGATGCCGCGGCTGATCACGCTCGCCGAGCTGAAGTCGGTGAAGGGACTCGAGAAGATGGTGCTCCTGCAGAAGGGCTCGCGCCTGAGCGTACAGCCCGTCACCGCGAAGGAATGGGCGATCGTCTGCAAGCACGCGGGCGTGGCGCCCTGA
- a CDS encoding DoxX family protein, with protein MLSLRPALGLALLRLSVGIIFAAHGYQKFFQYGIAGVTQGFTQMGVPLAAVAAPAVATIEFVGGLLMIVGFYHRVAGALQACVMVGAIVFAKMSGGFFAPSGIEFELMLGVAALTVALAGGGAYTVEEMRGKK; from the coding sequence ATGCTCTCCCTTCGTCCCGCCCTCGGCCTCGCGCTGCTGCGCCTCAGCGTCGGCATCATCTTCGCGGCGCACGGCTACCAGAAGTTCTTCCAGTACGGCATCGCCGGCGTGACGCAGGGATTCACGCAGATGGGCGTTCCGCTCGCCGCGGTGGCCGCACCGGCCGTCGCGACGATCGAGTTCGTCGGCGGCCTGCTGATGATCGTCGGCTTCTACCACCGCGTGGCCGGCGCGCTGCAGGCCTGCGTGATGGTGGGCGCGATCGTCTTCGCCAAGATGTCTGGCGGCTTCTTCGCGCCGAGCGGCATCGAGTTCGAGCTGATGCTCGGCGTCGCCGCGCTGACTGTCGCGCTGGCCGGCGGCGGCGCCTACACCGTCGAGGAGATGCGCGGCAAGAAGTAG
- a CDS encoding pyridoxal phosphate-dependent decarboxylase family protein gives MPDASTPLRPLDPTDWDAFRRLAHQMVDDSLDYLRDVATRPTWTPTPAAVMSAIHDESVPRAGIGDAAAYDDFLRLVRPYPNGNIHPRFWGWVMGTGTPQAAMAEFLCSVVNPQMGGLDHAPVYVEQQVVRWYAELMGLPGSAGGILVSGGTMANVLGLSVARRQRAAWDVRKLGAYGGAPLRVYASTEVHSWLKKSCDFLGLGEDAFRRVPVGADFAVDVPAMAQMIAEDRAAGLNPFCIVGTVGTVQTGASDDVNALADLAAREKLWLHIDGAFGAMAKLAQHPQAAAAVRGMDRADSIAFDLHKWGYLPFDIAMLITREDRHLTETFANQAPYLTGMAGGINASGSIYFNDRGIELTRSFRALKVWMTLRAQGSELLGAHIGRNITQAQYLGGLVAREAELELLAPVPLNLVNYRFRAPGLDTDALNALNRNILVRLQEDGIAVPSGTVIRGQFAIRVAITNHRSRDEDFDLLVRESLRIGRELLRA, from the coding sequence ATGCCAGACGCTTCCACTCCGCTGCGTCCCCTCGACCCCACCGACTGGGACGCCTTCCGCCGCCTCGCCCACCAAATGGTGGACGACTCCCTCGACTACCTCCGTGATGTCGCCACACGCCCGACCTGGACGCCCACGCCCGCCGCGGTGATGTCGGCGATCCACGACGAGTCCGTTCCGCGCGCCGGCATCGGTGACGCCGCAGCGTACGACGACTTCCTCCGCTTGGTCCGCCCCTACCCCAACGGCAACATTCACCCCCGCTTCTGGGGCTGGGTGATGGGCACCGGCACACCGCAGGCCGCGATGGCCGAATTCCTCTGCTCCGTCGTCAACCCGCAGATGGGCGGCCTCGATCACGCCCCCGTCTACGTCGAGCAACAAGTCGTCCGCTGGTACGCCGAGTTGATGGGACTGCCGGGCAGCGCGGGCGGCATCCTGGTCAGCGGCGGCACGATGGCCAACGTGCTCGGCCTCTCCGTCGCCCGCCGGCAGCGCGCCGCCTGGGACGTCCGCAAACTCGGCGCTTACGGCGGCGCGCCGCTACGCGTGTACGCGAGCACCGAAGTGCACAGCTGGCTCAAGAAGTCCTGTGACTTCCTCGGACTCGGCGAGGACGCCTTCCGCCGCGTACCGGTCGGCGCGGACTTCGCGGTGGATGTGCCGGCGATGGCGCAGATGATCGCCGAGGACCGCGCGGCGGGACTGAATCCCTTCTGCATCGTCGGCACGGTGGGTACGGTGCAGACCGGCGCCAGCGACGACGTCAACGCACTCGCCGACCTGGCCGCGCGAGAGAAACTCTGGCTGCACATCGACGGCGCATTCGGCGCGATGGCCAAGCTCGCGCAACACCCGCAAGCGGCGGCCGCCGTGCGTGGAATGGACCGCGCCGACTCCATCGCCTTCGACCTGCACAAGTGGGGCTACCTGCCCTTCGACATCGCGATGCTGATCACCCGCGAGGACCGTCACCTCACGGAGACCTTCGCGAACCAAGCGCCCTACCTCACGGGGATGGCCGGCGGCATCAACGCCTCAGGCAGCATCTACTTCAACGACCGCGGCATCGAACTCACGCGCAGCTTCCGCGCGCTCAAGGTGTGGATGACGCTGCGCGCGCAGGGCAGCGAGCTGCTCGGTGCCCACATCGGACGCAACATCACGCAGGCGCAGTACCTCGGCGGGCTCGTCGCGCGGGAGGCTGAGCTCGAGCTGCTCGCGCCGGTGCCGCTGAACCTCGTGAACTATCGCTTCCGTGCGCCGGGACTCGACACCGACGCGTTGAACGCGCTCAACCGCAACATCCTGGTGCGCCTGCAGGAGGATGGCATCGCGGTACCAAGCGGCACGGTGATCCGCGGGCAGTTCGCCATCCGCGTGGCAATCACCAACCACCGCTCGCGCGACGAGGACTTCGACCTGCTGGTGCGGGAATCGCTGCGAATCGGACGCGAGCTGCTGCGCGCCTGA
- a CDS encoding TonB-dependent receptor has translation MALGLGPRVVHAQPSDAIDSRDFRTRAARVVGRVTDAQSGAPVSGANVSIESIASAVTNANGDYVLASVAAGRHTLVVRAVGYVRQAEPIAVPNEGELRVNIALAAVPRGLAQIVVTGTRAEQEIGNIPAALSVVRASDVQLARQSTNIDESLRRVPGLAMRVQTGGSSRSTVSIRGAGAQSSFGARGVRILVDGIPKNNAGGSAQDFINIDLASVQRVEVVRGPSSALYGNQAGGVINFITEEGTDTPVREVRQWAGSYGYFKSHVKAGGRVGNVSYFTSAFRAQLGGWRQFSGFENTGFNSKFGYQFGNGATLTTIFAYDKLLQRIPGSLTAAEMAANPQQANPALVSTGGVRGDIDEFRAAVALRAPVGSTGQIELTGYYVPRPIYSTFSGPIRNSQFFINRGATARFLSSAALFGRANRLTVGLDYQGTPLSNSIFNRTTGAASQQLQENLGSVGLYVQNEFTLRPGVLVNAGGRYDQISFGFDNLMRPGAPGSKFTQRYTRFTPKVGLVVKPSENLSLYANYSEGYEAPVSEQLRNSPITGGEFVLNQGLSPQVVRSSELGAKGQRGERLSFEVAAFSQSINNFIVTRNFPRGDGTTFAASLNAAEVQQLGLEVGATVVIARPLTLAATYTFSDYTFERFQAAGDDFGGNRLAGIPRQAAFVELSYRRESGAYAQADVRSAASFFLNDANTVSNAAYTVVGIRIGHENIRMGSVRLGPFVAVDNLLDERYVSMAEINNGVQRFFNPMPGRNLLVGISVRPNLP, from the coding sequence TTGGCGCTGGGCCTCGGCCCGCGCGTGGTCCACGCGCAGCCCTCGGACGCGATTGACTCCCGCGACTTCCGGACACGCGCGGCGCGCGTCGTCGGTCGGGTGACGGACGCGCAAAGCGGTGCGCCGGTTTCCGGCGCCAACGTCAGCATCGAATCAATCGCCTCGGCGGTGACGAATGCGAACGGCGACTATGTACTCGCTTCCGTGGCCGCTGGCCGCCACACGCTTGTGGTGCGCGCGGTGGGCTACGTTCGCCAGGCAGAGCCGATTGCCGTGCCCAACGAAGGCGAGTTGCGCGTCAACATCGCACTGGCTGCCGTGCCCCGCGGTCTCGCGCAGATCGTCGTCACGGGTACGCGGGCGGAGCAAGAAATTGGCAACATTCCCGCAGCCCTATCCGTGGTTCGCGCCAGCGATGTCCAGCTTGCGCGTCAATCGACGAACATCGACGAGTCGTTGCGGCGTGTCCCGGGACTCGCGATGCGCGTCCAGACCGGAGGCAGTTCGCGCTCGACGGTGAGCATTCGAGGCGCTGGAGCCCAGAGCAGCTTCGGCGCGCGCGGTGTGCGCATCCTCGTGGACGGCATTCCGAAGAACAACGCCGGCGGTTCGGCTCAGGACTTCATCAACATCGACCTTGCCTCTGTGCAGCGCGTCGAAGTCGTTCGCGGTCCATCGTCCGCCCTGTACGGGAACCAAGCCGGCGGCGTCATCAATTTCATCACGGAGGAAGGCACGGATACGCCGGTGCGCGAGGTCCGGCAGTGGGCCGGCAGCTACGGCTACTTCAAGTCGCACGTGAAGGCTGGCGGCCGAGTCGGTAACGTCAGCTATTTCACCAGTGCCTTCCGCGCACAACTCGGCGGCTGGCGGCAATTCTCCGGCTTCGAGAACACTGGATTCAACTCTAAGTTCGGGTATCAGTTCGGCAACGGGGCGACGCTCACGACGATTTTCGCCTATGACAAGTTGTTGCAGCGGATCCCGGGCAGCCTCACGGCAGCCGAGATGGCCGCCAACCCGCAGCAGGCGAACCCTGCGCTCGTGTCCACAGGTGGCGTCCGTGGCGACATCGACGAGTTCCGCGCTGCGGTGGCGTTGCGCGCGCCAGTCGGCAGCACCGGTCAAATCGAGCTGACCGGCTACTATGTCCCGCGGCCGATCTACTCCACATTCTCCGGGCCGATCCGGAACTCGCAGTTCTTCATCAATCGTGGGGCAACGGCGCGGTTCCTTTCATCCGCCGCGCTCTTCGGACGGGCAAATCGGCTTACCGTCGGCTTGGACTACCAAGGCACGCCGCTCTCCAACAGCATATTCAACCGCACGACCGGCGCCGCGTCGCAACAGTTGCAGGAGAACCTGGGCAGCGTGGGGCTCTACGTGCAAAACGAGTTCACGCTACGTCCCGGCGTGCTCGTCAACGCCGGCGGCCGGTATGACCAGATCAGCTTTGGCTTCGACAACCTGATGCGCCCGGGCGCTCCGGGGAGCAAGTTCACGCAGCGGTACACGCGCTTCACGCCGAAAGTCGGCCTAGTTGTGAAGCCCTCGGAGAACCTGTCGCTGTACGCAAACTACAGCGAGGGATATGAAGCGCCGGTCAGCGAGCAACTCCGCAACTCGCCGATCACGGGCGGCGAGTTCGTGCTCAATCAGGGCCTGTCCCCGCAGGTCGTCCGGAGCAGCGAATTGGGTGCCAAGGGGCAGCGCGGAGAGCGACTGTCATTCGAGGTGGCCGCCTTCAGCCAGTCGATCAACAACTTCATCGTGACCCGCAACTTCCCCCGGGGCGATGGGACAACGTTCGCCGCCTCGCTCAACGCGGCGGAGGTCCAGCAACTCGGCCTCGAGGTGGGCGCCACGGTCGTCATCGCACGCCCACTCACGCTTGCGGCGACCTATACTTTTTCGGATTACACCTTTGAACGGTTCCAGGCCGCGGGCGACGACTTCGGCGGCAACCGCCTCGCGGGCATTCCGCGTCAGGCAGCGTTCGTCGAACTCTCATATCGCCGCGAGAGCGGTGCATACGCCCAAGCCGATGTGAGGTCGGCCGCCAGCTTCTTCCTCAACGACGCGAATACCGTCAGCAACGCTGCATACACGGTGGTCGGGATCCGCATCGGGCACGAAAACATCCGGATGGGGTCGGTTCGCCTTGGCCCGTTCGTCGCCGTCGACAACCTGCTTGATGAGCGGTACGTGTCGATGGCAGAGATCAACAACGGCGTGCAGCGATTCTTCAATCCGATGCCGGGTCGCAACCTGCTGGTGGGCATCAGCGTGCGACCGAATCTGCCGTGA